A single Macaca mulatta isolate MMU2019108-1 chromosome 15, T2T-MMU8v2.0, whole genome shotgun sequence DNA region contains:
- the TTLL11 gene encoding tubulin polyglutamylase TTLL11 isoform X7 encodes MANLFIRFLGIKGTMKLGPTGFRTFIRNCKLSSSSLSMAAVDILYIDITRRWNSMTLDQRDSASQTFLLPL; translated from the exons ATGGCAAATTTGTTTATCCGGTTCCTGGGCATCAAGGGGACAATGAAGTTGGGGCCAACAGGCTTTCGTACCTTCATAAG GAACTGCAAactcagcagcagcagcctgtCCATGGCCGCCGTGGACATCCTCTACATTGACATCACACGGAGGTGGAACTCCATGACCCTGGATCAGCGGGACTCAG CCAGCCAGACCTTCCTTCTGCCATTGTAA